Sequence from the Spirochaetaceae bacterium genome:
TGAAACCCGGCGTCGCACCGAGAGCGGCGAGGCAGCCGGGATGGATCGCCGCTCGAAAGCAGTCGGAGTTTCACCGCGGGCTGCCATGCTCCGCACACACACCGCGCCGGACGCACGCGCCCGGTTGGCGGCGCCGCGGCGGTGCGCTACAGTGCGGCGATGGCGCCTGGGCGATCACCCACCGGCCTGTTGCTGCTCGGCAGTGCCGGCCCGCCGCGCGCGGTGGCGGCGCCGTTCCTGGACCGGGTCGACGTGGTGGTGGCCGCGGACAGCGGTTTCGATCTTGCCGCCGGGCTCGGCCTGGAGCCCGACCTGGTGGTCGGCGATCTCGACTCGGTGACCCGGCGGTCGGAGCTGGCACGGCTGCCCGCCGGACGCGTGCGCCGCGCCAATCCCGACAAGGCGCTGACCGACGCCGAGTTGGGTCTGCAGGCGCTCGCCGAACGCGGCTGCGCGCGCATCATCGTGGCCGGCGGCGGCGGCGGCCGGTTCGATCACCAGCTTGCCGTGCTCGGCCTGTTCGAGCGCGACCCGAGGCTCCAGGTGTGGCTGACCGCCGCCGAGCACATGGAGGCGATCGCCGGCAGCGCCCGGTTCCGGGCGCACCGCG
This genomic interval carries:
- a CDS encoding thiamine diphosphokinase, giving the protein MAPGRSPTGLLLLGSAGPPRAVAAPFLDRVDVVVAADSGFDLAAGLGLEPDLVVGDLDSVTRRSELARLPAGRVRRANPDKALTDAELGLQALAERGCARIIVAGGGGGRFDHQLAVLGLFERDPRLQVWLTAAEHMEAIAGSARFRAHRGCTVSLFPLSGTAGGLSSHGLRWPLDGMRLRRGHASVSNVVVADEWQVTVETGRLLMIRNLERLPIPP